One Bacillus amyloliquefaciens DSM 7 = ATCC 23350 DNA window includes the following coding sequences:
- a CDS encoding aromatic acid exporter family protein, with product MKLGARIFKTGIAITLALYLASWIGLPSPIFAGIAAIFAIQPSIYRSFLIIIDQVQANIIGAVIATVFGLIFGPSPIMIGLTAVIVITIMLKLKIEHTISIALVTVIAILETPGNSFLTFALIRTSTVILGVLSSFIVNLVFLPPKYETKLTHHTVEYTDEIMKWIRLTMRQSTEHSILKEDIEKLKEKMMKLDHTYLLYKEERSYFKKTTYVKSRKLVLFRQAIITANRALDMLKKLHRYENEIYHMPEEFQETLTEEIDYLLHWHERVLMRTVGKIKPHDDDAEESIRYKQLLTKSFLKNQQNCEDELLDYNMLSIMAAVAEYREQLEHLDTLITSFQTYHPKDSELETDDE from the coding sequence ATGAAACTTGGTGCCCGCATTTTTAAAACAGGGATTGCGATTACGCTCGCGCTCTACTTAGCATCATGGATCGGACTTCCGTCGCCGATCTTTGCCGGGATTGCAGCTATATTTGCCATACAGCCCTCTATTTACAGGTCTTTTCTTATCATTATTGATCAGGTGCAGGCAAATATCATCGGCGCTGTCATCGCTACGGTATTCGGACTGATTTTCGGACCGAGTCCGATTATGATCGGACTGACCGCAGTGATTGTCATCACGATTATGTTAAAACTGAAAATTGAACACACCATTTCGATTGCGCTCGTGACGGTTATCGCAATTTTGGAAACACCGGGAAACAGCTTCCTGACGTTCGCTCTGATACGAACAAGCACCGTTATTTTAGGGGTGCTGTCTTCTTTCATTGTGAACCTTGTGTTTCTTCCGCCGAAATACGAAACGAAGCTGACTCATCATACGGTTGAATATACCGATGAGATCATGAAATGGATCAGGCTGACGATGCGCCAGTCTACGGAGCACTCGATATTGAAAGAGGATATTGAGAAGCTGAAGGAAAAGATGATGAAGCTTGATCATACGTACCTTCTTTATAAAGAGGAAAGAAGCTACTTTAAGAAAACGACGTATGTAAAGTCACGCAAGCTTGTATTATTCAGACAGGCGATTATTACGGCGAATCGGGCGCTTGATATGCTGAAAAAGCTGCACCGCTATGAAAATGAGATTTATCATATGCCGGAGGAATTTCAGGAGACGCTGACAGAAGAAATCGATTATCTGCTTCATTGGCACGAAAGAGTTCTGATGCGGACAGTCGGCAAGATTAAACCGCATGATGACGATGCTGAAGAAAGCATTAGATATAAACAGCTTTTGACGAAGTCTTTCTTAAAAAACCAGCAGAACTGCGAAGATGAACTGCTTGATTACAATATGCTCAGCATTATGGCTGCGGTTGCGGAATACCGCGAACAGCTGGAGCATCTCGATACGTTAATCACGAGTTTTCAGACATACCACCCGAAAGACAGCGAATTAGAAACAGACGATGAGTAA
- a CDS encoding glutamate-1-semialdehyde 2,1-aminomutase, with amino-acid sequence MYTKSVELHKEALEHIVGGVNSPSRSYKAVGGGSPVAMEKANGAYFWDVDGNQYIDYLAAYGPIITGHAHPHITEAITKAAENGVLYGTPTKHEVTFAKMLKEAIPSLDKVRFVNSGTEAVMTTIRVARAYTGRTKIIKFAGCYHGHSDLVLVAAGSGPSTLGTPDSAGVPKSIANEVITVPFNDIESYKAALDKWGSEIAAVLVEPIVGNFGIVEPEEGFLEQVNELTHKAGALVIYDEVITAFRFMYGGAQDLLQVKPDLTALGKIIGGGLPIGAYGGKKEIMEQVAPLGPAYQAGTMAGNPASILSGIACLEVLKEEGVYERLDQLGARLEQGILTHAETHGITITVNRLKGALTVYFTDEKIVNYEQAENTDGEAFAKFFKLMLERGINLAPSKYEAWFITTAHTEEDIDATLKAVEDAFRHMKN; translated from the coding sequence TTGTATACAAAATCAGTTGAACTTCATAAGGAAGCGTTAGAACATATCGTCGGAGGCGTGAACAGTCCGTCCAGATCCTACAAAGCGGTAGGCGGCGGTTCACCAGTTGCGATGGAAAAAGCGAACGGCGCTTATTTCTGGGATGTAGACGGGAATCAGTATATTGATTATTTAGCGGCTTACGGCCCGATTATTACCGGACATGCCCACCCGCATATTACAGAAGCGATTACAAAAGCAGCTGAAAACGGCGTACTGTACGGGACTCCGACCAAACATGAGGTCACTTTCGCCAAAATGCTGAAGGAGGCCATCCCGTCACTTGATAAAGTTCGGTTTGTGAACTCGGGCACGGAAGCCGTGATGACAACGATCCGGGTTGCACGCGCTTATACAGGCCGGACAAAAATCATTAAATTCGCCGGCTGCTATCACGGCCATTCTGATCTCGTGCTCGTCGCTGCGGGTTCAGGACCGTCCACACTCGGCACCCCCGATTCCGCAGGTGTGCCGAAAAGCATCGCCAATGAGGTAATCACCGTTCCTTTCAATGACATTGAAAGCTACAAAGCCGCATTGGACAAATGGGGTTCGGAAATTGCAGCGGTCCTCGTCGAGCCGATTGTCGGCAATTTCGGCATCGTTGAACCTGAAGAAGGCTTTTTAGAACAGGTCAACGAATTGACCCATAAAGCGGGCGCGCTCGTCATTTATGATGAAGTGATCACGGCGTTTCGTTTTATGTACGGAGGCGCGCAGGATCTTCTCCAAGTGAAGCCTGATTTAACGGCGCTCGGAAAAATTATCGGAGGCGGCTTGCCGATCGGCGCTTACGGAGGCAAAAAAGAAATCATGGAGCAGGTTGCTCCGCTCGGCCCGGCATATCAAGCCGGCACGATGGCCGGAAACCCGGCATCCATCTTATCAGGCATCGCCTGTTTGGAAGTGCTGAAGGAAGAAGGCGTTTATGAGCGGCTTGATCAGCTCGGCGCCAGACTTGAGCAAGGCATTCTCACCCATGCGGAGACACATGGCATTACCATCACCGTCAATCGATTAAAAGGCGCGCTTACGGTTTATTTCACTGATGAAAAGATCGTCAATTATGAGCAGGCGGAAAATACGGACGGAGAAGCATTTGCCAAGTTCTTTAAGCTGATGCTTGAGCGCGGCATCAATCTCGCCCCGTCGAAGTATGAAGCTTGGTTTATAACAACCGCACATACTGAAGAGGATATCGACGCCACTTTAAAAGCGGTTGAAGATGCGTTCAGACATATGAAAAATTAA
- the bcp gene encoding thioredoxin-dependent thiol peroxidase has protein sequence MTIEIGQAAPDMELLNDSGEEVSLTDFKGKYVVLYFYPKDMTPGCTTEACDFRDQHESFAGLDAVIIGVSPDSRDKHEKFKQKHDLPFQLLVDDEHKLAEAFDVWKLKKNFGKEYMGIERSTFLLDKEGRLVKEWRKVKVKDHVAEALRELEQIAAN, from the coding sequence ATGACGATTGAAATCGGACAAGCGGCACCGGATATGGAATTATTGAACGACAGCGGAGAAGAAGTATCATTAACGGATTTTAAAGGGAAGTACGTCGTGCTCTATTTTTATCCGAAAGACATGACACCCGGATGCACGACGGAAGCATGCGATTTCCGTGATCAGCACGAAAGTTTTGCGGGACTTGATGCGGTCATTATCGGAGTAAGCCCTGACAGCCGTGACAAACATGAAAAATTTAAACAGAAACACGATCTTCCTTTCCAGCTCCTCGTCGATGACGAGCATAAACTGGCGGAAGCTTTTGACGTGTGGAAGCTGAAGAAGAATTTTGGGAAAGAATATATGGGAATCGAGCGATCCACCTTTCTGTTAGACAAAGAAGGCCGTCTTGTGAAGGAGTGGAGAAAAGTAAAAGTGAAAGATCATGTTGCGGAGGCTCTTCGCGAATTGGAACAAATTGCGGCAAATTAA
- the perR gene encoding peroxide-responsive transcriptional repressor PerR, whose amino-acid sequence MAAHELKEALDTLKDTGVRITPQRHAILEYLVDSMAHPTADDIYKALEGKFPNMSVATVYNNLRVFREAGLVKELTYGDASSRFDFVTSDHYHAICENCGKIVDFHYPGLDEVEQLAAHVTGFKVSHHRLEIYGVCQECSKKENH is encoded by the coding sequence ATGGCTGCACATGAATTAAAAGAAGCCTTAGACACGTTGAAGGATACGGGAGTCCGGATTACTCCTCAACGTCATGCCATTCTGGAATATCTCGTGGACTCTATGGCTCATCCGACAGCGGACGATATATATAAAGCCTTGGAAGGGAAATTCCCTAATATGAGTGTCGCAACAGTATATAACAATTTGCGTGTATTCCGGGAAGCTGGGCTTGTAAAGGAACTGACGTACGGAGATGCGTCCAGCAGGTTTGACTTTGTCACCTCTGACCATTATCACGCCATTTGTGAAAACTGCGGAAAAATCGTGGACTTTCATTATCCCGGGCTTGACGAAGTTGAACAGCTTGCGGCTCACGTAACGGGGTTTAAGGTAAGCCACCATCGTTTGGAGATTTACGGTGTCTGCCAAGAATGCTCCAAAAAAGAAAACCATTAA
- a CDS encoding YgzB family protein has translation MAKYSSKINKIRTFALSLVFVGFIIMYIGLFFKQSVLLASLFMILGLLSIGLSTAVYFWIGMLSTKAVRVTCPACEKETKILGRVDMCMHCREPLTLDKGLEGKAFDESYNKKNSVK, from the coding sequence ATGGCGAAATACTCAAGCAAAATTAATAAGATCAGAACGTTTGCGTTAAGTTTGGTTTTCGTTGGGTTTATCATTATGTACATCGGGCTGTTCTTTAAGCAGTCTGTTTTGCTTGCCAGCTTGTTTATGATTCTCGGCCTGCTGTCGATCGGGCTGAGCACCGCCGTTTATTTTTGGATCGGCATGCTGTCCACAAAAGCGGTCCGGGTGACGTGCCCCGCCTGTGAGAAAGAAACGAAAATTCTGGGCAGAGTGGATATGTGCATGCATTGCAGAGAGCCGCTTACATTGGATAAAGGGTTGGAAGGCAAAGCGTTTGATGAGTCTTATAACAAAAAAAACAGTGTGAAATAA
- a CDS encoding nucleotidyltransferase-like protein: MDNLLRPIYQERASHPDTLAVLMIERRSKASSITDNFDAVMLVIVKQAEEPLFIKHYEFEHKTASLHIVTDALLQEWILLGTNRRVIDWIINGKVLFDRNEYIAELADRLSTFPFAERKLKIGMEYGKLIRRFVEGKAFFEADHFLDAYYAVVHALHHLARIEVIDRGFYPETTVWNQVRHIEPQVYKLYSELVESHESLEKRLELLFLANDFLIHSKAEIGSAHLFQVMKEKEMWQFGELLQHPELAHFTQDLGVMLDYLTEKGFIEVSQIETKGQEVYHRGYSFKKSVDADL; encoded by the coding sequence ATGGACAATCTTCTCCGTCCAATTTACCAAGAAAGAGCAAGTCATCCCGATACGCTGGCCGTCCTTATGATTGAGAGAAGGAGCAAAGCATCATCCATCACAGATAACTTTGATGCGGTCATGCTTGTCATTGTCAAACAGGCTGAAGAGCCTCTTTTTATAAAGCATTATGAATTCGAACACAAAACCGCTTCCTTACATATTGTAACGGATGCTCTGCTTCAGGAATGGATTTTGCTGGGGACAAACAGAAGAGTTATAGATTGGATCATCAACGGCAAGGTGCTGTTTGACCGCAATGAATATATAGCTGAGCTTGCTGACCGGCTCAGCACATTCCCGTTCGCCGAGCGCAAATTAAAAATCGGAATGGAGTACGGCAAGCTGATCAGAAGGTTTGTAGAAGGAAAAGCGTTTTTTGAAGCTGATCATTTTCTGGACGCATATTATGCGGTAGTGCATGCTCTTCACCACTTGGCCCGCATAGAAGTGATTGACCGGGGGTTTTATCCGGAAACGACAGTCTGGAATCAGGTCCGTCATATTGAGCCGCAGGTGTATAAGTTATATTCCGAACTTGTCGAGAGTCACGAAAGCCTGGAGAAAAGACTCGAATTATTATTCTTAGCAAATGATTTTCTCATTCATTCAAAAGCTGAAATCGGTTCTGCCCATCTTTTTCAAGTGATGAAAGAAAAAGAAATGTGGCAGTTTGGAGAATTGCTTCAGCATCCTGAACTGGCGCACTTCACTCAAGATCTCGGTGTCATGCTTGATTACCTGACGGAAAAAGGCTTTATTGAAGTATCCCAAATAGAAACCAAAGGACAAGAAGTATATCATCGAGGATATTCTTTTAAAAAAAGTGTTGACGCTGATTTATAA